From Homo sapiens chromosome 14 genomic patch of type FIX, GRCh38.p14 PATCHES HG2526_HG2573_PATCH, one genomic window encodes:
- the OR4K1 gene encoding olfactory receptor 4K1 isoform X1, producing MAHTNESMVSEFVLLGLSNSWGLQLFFFAIFSIVYVTSVLGNVLIIVIISFDSHLNSPMYFLLSNLSFIDICQSNFATPKMLVDFFIERKTISFEGCMAQIFVLHSFVGSEMMLLVAMAYDRFIAICKPLHYSTIMNRRLCVIFVSISWAVGVLHSVSHLAFTVDLPFCGPNEVDSFFCDLPLVIELACMDTYEMEIMTLTNSGLISLSCFLALIISYTIILIGVRCRSSSGSSKALSTLTAHITVVILFFGPCIYFYIWPFSRLPVDKFLSVFYTVCTPLLNPIIYSLRNEDVKAAMWKLRNRHVNSWKN from the coding sequence ATGGCTCACACAAATGAATCGATGGTGTCTGAGTTTGTACTTTTGGGACTCTCTAATTCCTGGGGacttcaacttttcttttttgccatctTCTCTATAGTCTATGTGACATCAGTGCTAGGCAATGTCttaattattgtcattatttcttttgaCTCCCATTTGAACTCTCCTATGTACTTCTTGCTCAGTAATCTTTCTTTCATTGATATCTGTCAGTCTAACTTTGCCACCCCCAAGATGCTTGTAGACTTTTTTATTGAGCGCAAGACTATCTCCTTTGAGGGTTGCATGGCCCAGATATTCGTTCTTCACAGTTTTGTTGGGAGTGAGATGATGTTGCTTGTAGCTATGGCATATGACAGATTTATAGCCATATGTAAGCCTCTGCACTACAGTACAATTATGAACCGGAGGCTCTGTgtaatttttgtgtctatttcctGGGCGGTGGGCGTTCTTCATTCTGTGAGCCACTTGGCTTTTACAGTGGACCTGCCATTCTGTGGTCCCAATGAGGTGGATAGCTTCTTTTGTGACCTTCCCTTGGTGATAGAGCTGGCTTGCATGGATACATATGAAATGGAAATTATGACCCTAACGAACAGTGGCCTGATATCATTGAGCTGTTTCCTGGCTTTAATTATTTCCTACACCATCATTTTGATCGGTGTCCGATGCAGGTCCTCCAGTGGGTCATCTAAGGCTCTTTCTACATTAACTGCCCACATCACAGTGGTCATTCTTTTCTTCGGGCCttgcatttatttctatatatggcCTTTTAGCAGACTTCCTGTGGACAAATTTCTTTCTGTGTTCTACACTGTTTGTACTCCCTTGTTGAACCCCATCATCTACTCTCTGAGGAATGAAGATGTTAAAGCAGCCATGTGGAAGCTGAGAAACCGTCATGTGAACTCCTGGAAAAACTAG
- the OR4K5 gene encoding olfactory receptor 4K5, with protein MDKSNSSVVSEFVLLGLCSSQKLQLFYFCFFSVLYTVIVLGNLLIILTVTSDTSLHSPMYFLLGNLSFVDICQASFATPKMIADFLSAHETISFSGCIAQIFFIHLFTGGEMVLLVSMAYDRYVAICKPLYYVVIMSRRTCTVLVMISWAVSLVHTLSQLSFTVNLPFCGPNVVDSFFCDLPRVTKLACLDSYIIEILIVVNSGILSLSTFSLLVSSYIIILVTVWLKSSAAMAKAFSTLASHIAVVILFFGPCIFIYVWPFTISPLDKFLAIFYTVFTPVLNPIIYTLRNRDMKAAVRKIVNHYLRPRRISEMSLVVRTSFH; from the coding sequence ATGGATAAGTCCAATTCTTCAGTGGTGTCTGAATTTGTACTGTTGGGACTCTGTAGTTCTCAAAAACTCcagcttttctatttttgtttcttctctgtgttgtatACAGTCATTGTGCTGGGAAATCTTCTCATTATCCTCACAGTGACTTCTGATACCAGCCTGCACTCCCCTATGTACTTTCTCTTGGGAAACCTTTCCTTTGTTGACATTTGTCAGGCTTCTTTTGCTACCCCTAAAATGATTGCAGATTTTCTGAGTGCACACGAGACCATATCTTTCAGTGGCTGCATAgcccaaattttctttattcaccttTTTACTGGAGGGGAGATGGTGCTACTTGTTTCGATGGCCTATGACAGGTATGTAGCCATATGCAAACCCTTATACTATGTGGTCATCATGAGCCGAAGGACATGCACTGTCTTGGTAATGATCTCCTGGGCTGTGAGCTTGGTGCACACATTAAGCCAGTTATCATTTACTGTGAACCTGCCTTTTTGTGGACCTAATGTAGTAGACAGCTTTTTTTGTGATCTTCCTCGAGTCACCAAACTTGCCTGCCTGGACTCTTACATCATTGAAATACTAATTGTGGTCAATAGTGGAATTCTTTCCCTAAGCACTTTCTCTCTCTTGGTCAGCTCCTACATCATTATTCTTGTTACAGTTTGGCTCAAGTCTTCAGCTGCAATGGCAAAGGCATTTTCTACGCTGGCTTCCCATATTGCAGTAGTAATATTATTCTTTGGACCTTGCATCTTCATCTATGTGTGGCCCTTTACCATCTCTCCTTTGGATAAATTTCTTGCCATATTTTACACTGTTTTCACCCCCGTCCTAAACCCCATTATTTATACACTAAGGAATAGGGATATGAAGGCTGCCGTAAGGAAAATTGTGAACCATTACCTGAGGCCAAGGAGAATTTCTGAAATGTCACTAGTAGTGAGAACTTCCTTTCATTAA